One region of Moraxella sp. ZY210820 genomic DNA includes:
- a CDS encoding aminodeoxychorismate/anthranilate synthase component II has product MLLMIDNYDSFTYNIVQYFGELQQEVKVVRNDELTLEDIERWQPKYLVIGPGPCSPTEAGISVPAIQHFAGKIPILGVCLGHQAIGQAFGGKIIRAKTVMHGRLSAMYHKDVGIFSNLPSPFDATRYHSLVIEQESLPDCLEMTCWTQEADGSVEEIMGVRHREFAIEGVQFHPESILSQHGHAVFKNFLDIYA; this is encoded by the coding sequence ATGCTTTTAATGATAGATAATTACGACTCGTTTACTTATAACATCGTACAATATTTTGGCGAATTGCAACAAGAGGTCAAAGTAGTGCGTAATGATGAACTGACTTTAGAAGATATTGAGCGTTGGCAACCAAAATATTTGGTGATTGGTCCGGGCCCGTGTTCGCCAACTGAAGCAGGCATTTCTGTACCAGCGATTCAGCATTTTGCAGGAAAGATTCCAATTTTGGGTGTGTGTTTGGGACATCAAGCGATTGGACAGGCATTTGGTGGTAAAATTATTCGTGCAAAAACCGTGATGCATGGTCGTTTATCTGCCATGTATCATAAAGATGTGGGGATTTTTTCTAACTTACCATCGCCGTTTGATGCGACACGTTATCATTCCTTAGTCATCGAGCAGGAAAGTTTGCCAGATTGTTTGGAAATGACTTGTTGGACGCAGGAAGCAGATGGATCGGTTGAAGAGATTATGGGCGTTCGTCATCGTGAATTTGCCATTGAAGGTGTACAATTTCACCCAGAATCGATATTAAGCCAACACGGTCATGCAGTGTTTAAAAACTTTTTAGACATTTATGCCTAA
- a CDS encoding ATP-binding protein: protein MNFQLSEQLQQQLLQALQQWSKTLPPLTQEIDFSAPAFKWKNRQLQPIYQLKNIHLADILGVETQKQKIVQNTLQFLHGLPANDVLLTGSRGTGKSSIVRALLNEYQHQGLRLIEIERDDLVDLAEIQQLIRHRPEKFIIYCDDLAFNAENEQYRSLKSVLDGSLQSGHDNFIIYATSNRRHLLPEFMHENTPARVVDVPQYDELHPQEAIEEKISLSDRFGLWLSFYPMGQDLYLEIVEHYLNQANITLDDDARAESLRWCQSRGQRSGRSAYQFAKHWIGQQGLKKL, encoded by the coding sequence ATGAACTTCCAATTATCTGAACAATTACAACAGCAATTATTACAGGCATTGCAACAGTGGTCAAAAACATTGCCACCATTAACACAAGAAATAGATTTTTCTGCTCCAGCATTTAAGTGGAAAAATCGTCAATTACAGCCGATTTATCAGCTAAAAAATATTCACCTTGCTGATATTTTGGGTGTAGAAACGCAAAAACAAAAAATTGTGCAAAATACCTTACAATTTTTACACGGCTTACCTGCTAATGATGTTTTATTAACTGGTTCTCGTGGTACGGGTAAATCATCAATTGTACGAGCTTTACTCAATGAATATCAACATCAAGGTTTGCGTTTGATTGAAATTGAGCGTGATGATTTGGTTGATTTAGCAGAAATTCAGCAATTAATCCGTCATCGTCCTGAAAAGTTTATTATCTATTGTGATGATTTAGCATTTAATGCCGAAAATGAACAATATCGCAGTTTAAAAAGTGTGCTAGATGGTTCCTTACAATCAGGGCATGACAATTTTATTATTTATGCGACATCGAATCGCCGTCATTTATTGCCAGAATTTATGCATGAAAATACGCCAGCTCGTGTGGTTGATGTACCACAATATGATGAATTGCACCCACAAGAAGCGATAGAAGAGAAAATTTCACTTTCTGATCGATTTGGTTTGTGGTTGTCATTTTATCCTATGGGGCAGGATTTATATTTGGAAATTGTAGAGCATTATTTAAATCAGGCAAATATTACTCTTGATGATGATGCTCGTGCGGAAAGTTTGCGTTGGTGCCAAAGTCGTGGGCAACGTTCTGGGCGTTCAGCTTATCAATTTGCTAAACACTGGATAGGGCAACAGGGATTGAAAAAATTATAA
- the queE gene encoding 7-carboxy-7-deazaguanine synthase QueE, producing MSSLRSSHIPVTDPSAGLRITEIFYSLQGEANTAGLPTVFIRLTGCPLRCIYCDTTYSFEGGQRQSLADIITTTQQFGTPYVCVTGGEPLAQPNCIPLLQQLCDLGFQVSLETSGALDISAVDKRVSKVMDLKTPSSGEEKRNLMKNLDYLTTHDQIKFVISHHEDYEWAKQQVAQYQLDTLVNCVWFSPAFAIEKGAVKLPDLARDLAQWILDDKLPVRFQLQLHKLLWHDETGR from the coding sequence ATGTCCAGTTTACGTTCCAGTCATATTCCAGTAACCGACCCAAGTGCAGGTTTACGCATTACTGAAATTTTTTACTCTTTACAAGGCGAAGCCAATACTGCTGGCTTACCAACTGTTTTTATTCGTTTGACAGGTTGCCCTTTGCGTTGTATCTATTGCGATACAACTTACTCATTTGAAGGTGGGCAACGTCAGTCTTTAGCAGATATTATCACAACTACACAACAATTTGGCACGCCTTATGTCTGTGTTACAGGTGGAGAGCCTTTAGCCCAACCAAATTGTATTCCACTACTTCAACAATTATGTGATTTAGGCTTTCAAGTATCTTTAGAAACCAGTGGTGCATTGGACATATCGGCCGTTGATAAACGAGTGTCCAAGGTGATGGATTTAAAAACCCCATCATCAGGAGAAGAAAAACGTAATTTAATGAAAAATTTAGATTATTTAACCACACATGACCAAATTAAATTCGTCATTTCTCATCATGAAGATTATGAATGGGCAAAACAACAAGTTGCACAATATCAACTAGATACATTAGTGAATTGTGTGTGGTTTTCTCCTGCTTTTGCCATTGAAAAAGGTGCTGTAAAATTACCCGATTTAGCACGAGATTTGGCACAATGGATTTTAGATGATAAATTGCCTGTACGTTTTCAATTACAACTACATAAACTATTGTGGCATGATGAAACTGGGCGTTAA
- the queC gene encoding 7-cyano-7-deazaguanine synthase QueC gives MKKAIILLSGGLDSATCLAWAKSRYECIALSFMYGQRSTTELNAAKKLAEQAGVQHRIINIDLANLGGSALTDHSLAMPENAESQGIPITYVPARNTIFLSYALAVAEVFEAEAIVIGVNAVDYSGYPDCRPEFIHAFTELARLATKAGVEGHPLTIETPLLHLSKANIIRLGLEHGVNYSQTVSCYQADDDGRACGKCDSCRLRQQGFIDAGVADPTRYF, from the coding sequence ATGAAAAAAGCAATTATTTTACTCTCTGGCGGTTTAGATTCAGCAACTTGTTTGGCATGGGCTAAATCACGTTATGAATGTATTGCCCTAAGTTTTATGTATGGACAACGTTCAACAACAGAACTTAATGCTGCAAAAAAATTAGCTGAACAAGCGGGTGTACAACATCGTATTATTAATATTGATTTAGCCAATTTAGGTGGTTCTGCCCTCACAGACCATAGTTTAGCCATGCCAGAAAATGCAGAAAGTCAAGGTATTCCCATCACTTACGTCCCTGCTCGTAATACTATTTTTCTTTCTTATGCTTTGGCAGTGGCTGAAGTCTTTGAAGCGGAAGCTATTGTGATTGGTGTGAATGCTGTCGATTACTCGGGCTATCCTGATTGTCGTCCAGAATTTATTCATGCATTTACAGAACTTGCACGTTTAGCTACAAAAGCAGGCGTTGAGGGACATCCATTAACTATTGAAACACCATTATTACATTTATCTAAAGCAAATATCATACGCTTAGGGCTTGAACATGGTGTAAACTATAGCCAGACAGTTTCATGCTATCAAGCCGATGATGATGGTCGTGCCTGTGGTAAATGTGATAGTTGTCGTTTACGTCAGCAAGGCTTTATTGATGCTGGTGTAGCTGACCCAACTCGCTATTTTTAA
- a CDS encoding peroxiredoxin has product MSNENTTILLPNQSFPTTTGEINLTQLEQDWLILYFYPKDSTPACTVQATDFSSLYAQFQQLNTIVIGVSRDSVKSHQNFTCKYELTLPLISDSDETLCRHFDVIKQKNMYGKQVLGIERSTFIFYRGELKQAYRKVKAKEHAQQVLQDLKALQNLVSE; this is encoded by the coding sequence ATGTCAAACGAGAACACCACTATTCTCTTACCCAATCAAAGTTTCCCTACTACGACTGGCGAAATTAATCTCACTCAATTAGAACAAGATTGGCTAATTCTGTATTTTTATCCTAAAGATTCTACGCCAGCTTGTACCGTACAAGCTACTGATTTTTCTAGCTTATATGCACAATTTCAACAACTGAATACGATTGTTATCGGTGTATCTCGTGATAGTGTAAAATCTCATCAAAATTTTACTTGTAAATATGAGCTTACTTTACCATTAATTAGTGATAGTGATGAAACTTTATGCCGTCATTTTGATGTAATTAAACAAAAAAATATGTATGGTAAACAAGTGCTCGGTATTGAGCGTTCAACCTTTATTTTTTACCGTGGTGAATTAAAACAAGCCTATCGTAAAGTCAAAGCCAAAGAACACGCACAGCAAGTATTACAAGATTTAAAAGCATTGCAAAACTTAGTCTCTGAATAA
- a CDS encoding DUF2797 domain-containing protein, producing the protein MHYQGVCQKMQASLTQDNPHGANKPANVQYHFVLNNQAVEQQIQLGQTLNIQWTGNIYCVGCGSKTKKSFSQGYCYRCFQQSAECDLCIMKPETCHYDEGTCRDTQFAHDICFQPHIVYLANSSGLKVGITRIKNQPSRWLDQGAMQALPILSVGSRRLSGQLESLFATELADKTNWQRLLKSDAEMLDLIELKETVLQQFSEQIQKIKAEYSEKIEFNEHIEILNQDVQLFNYPILQYPAKVKSHNLDKTPEISGVLHGIKGQYLILDTGVINLRKYTGYELILDY; encoded by the coding sequence ATGCACTATCAAGGCGTATGCCAAAAAATGCAAGCCAGCTTAACGCAAGATAATCCACACGGTGCGAATAAGCCAGCTAATGTACAGTATCATTTTGTATTAAATAATCAAGCAGTTGAGCAACAAATTCAACTTGGGCAAACCTTAAATATTCAATGGACAGGTAATATTTATTGTGTAGGTTGTGGGTCAAAAACAAAAAAATCGTTTTCGCAAGGCTATTGTTATCGCTGTTTTCAACAAAGTGCGGAATGTGATTTGTGTATTATGAAACCTGAAACGTGTCATTATGATGAAGGGACGTGCCGAGATACACAATTTGCTCATGACATTTGTTTCCAACCACATATTGTTTATTTAGCCAATTCAAGTGGTTTAAAAGTAGGTATCACTCGTATTAAAAATCAACCAAGTCGATGGCTTGATCAAGGGGCGATGCAAGCCTTACCGATTTTAAGTGTAGGGTCTCGCCGATTATCTGGACAGTTGGAAAGTTTATTTGCAACAGAATTGGCGGATAAAACCAACTGGCAACGTTTATTAAAATCTGATGCTGAAATGTTAGATTTAATTGAACTTAAAGAAACGGTATTGCAACAGTTTAGTGAACAGATACAAAAAATTAAAGCTGAATATAGCGAAAAAATTGAGTTTAATGAACACATTGAAATTTTAAATCAAGATGTACAATTGTTTAACTATCCGATTTTACAATATCCAGCCAAAGTGAAATCGCATAATTTAGATAAAACGCCTGAAATTTCTGGCGTATTACATGGGATTAAAGGACAATATCTGATTTTAGATACAGGTGTGATTAATTTGCGTAAATATACGGGATATGAGTTGATTTTGGATTATTAA
- a CDS encoding YidB family protein, with amino-acid sequence MTNLVDLVGAIAKQAMNNQNNQQQPQQNQSGLDSILGSVLGNVLGGGQSQQAQPKSGLDGILGSVLSNVLGSNQQNSTGSSNMKTAILMAVIPLILNWIQQQGGLQAALDKLRGTGMSNQVNNWVDPNANNDAAPINEVQALFNDNDICQVADQAQCSKQDVYGAISSVLPQVINALTPQGNQTNTNEANNDIQNVMNMLSKFMK; translated from the coding sequence ATGACCAATTTAGTCGATTTAGTCGGTGCAATCGCCAAACAAGCGATGAACAATCAAAATAACCAACAACAACCACAACAAAATCAATCTGGTTTAGATAGTATTTTGGGTTCAGTTTTAGGTAATGTATTAGGCGGTGGACAGTCACAGCAAGCACAACCTAAATCAGGCTTAGATGGTATTTTAGGCTCAGTTTTAAGCAACGTTTTAGGCAGTAATCAGCAAAATTCTACTGGCTCAAGTAATATGAAAACTGCAATTTTAATGGCAGTTATCCCCTTGATTTTAAATTGGATTCAACAGCAAGGTGGTTTGCAAGCGGCTTTAGATAAATTGCGTGGCACAGGTATGTCTAACCAAGTGAATAATTGGGTCGATCCAAATGCCAATAATGATGCAGCTCCAATTAATGAAGTACAAGCATTATTTAATGACAATGATATTTGCCAAGTTGCTGACCAAGCCCAATGCTCTAAACAAGATGTTTATGGTGCGATTTCAAGTGTATTACCACAAGTGATTAACGCTTTAACACCACAAGGTAATCAAACGAATACCAATGAAGCCAATAATGATATTCAAAATGTAATGAATATGCTTTCTAAATTTATGAAATAA
- a CDS encoding deoxyribodipyrimidine photo-lyase → MPNNTQPHYLMWFRRDLRTLDNTALLQCIEQAQQKNAQVSALFIATPQTWLQHDMSLIQLKFMLNTLLPLAEKLAQHQIYFDIKIVPSYNNVADILKQYCLEHHIQQIYFNYEYEEREIHRDDDVYQQLKSLNISCFAYHDQCILAPRTVLKDDGDDYCVFTPFYKKWLDILQKGYFIIKKLPKNRHNRCDEINAQIERIKNAVEKTINDYAQQSPQSHIDSPFLHQAGEQYALQHLSNFIDHHIHHYIIQRDIPSIVQGTSQLSPYLAIGAISPRVCYQMVMTAIQQQSYGHEAMFKWLNELCWRDFYRHILVARPDMIRHHAFQKAVDKQIDWRYNEQDFQRWCDGQTGVPIVDAGMRCLKQTGFLHNRVRMIVAMFLTKNLLIDWRWGERYFMQQLIDGDFASNNGGWQWSASVGTDAVPYFRIMNPFSQAKTHDVDAIFIKTWVPELVDIPAHILHDEKKLTVYLTANPHINYPLPIVDLKTSRAKAIDVFKQANEQAKMIIS, encoded by the coding sequence ATGCCAAATAATACTCAACCCCATTATTTAATGTGGTTTCGCCGTGATTTACGCACATTAGATAATACAGCATTATTACAATGTATTGAACAGGCACAGCAGAAGAATGCTCAAGTTTCCGCTTTATTTATTGCGACACCACAAACGTGGTTACAGCATGATATGTCATTGATACAGCTTAAATTTATGCTTAACACATTATTGCCATTGGCTGAAAAATTAGCTCAACATCAAATTTATTTTGATATCAAAATTGTACCATCTTATAATAATGTGGCTGATATCTTAAAGCAATATTGTTTAGAACATCATATTCAACAGATTTATTTTAATTATGAATATGAGGAGCGAGAAATCCACCGTGATGATGATGTTTATCAGCAGTTAAAATCATTGAATATTTCTTGTTTTGCCTATCATGACCAATGTATTTTAGCACCACGTACGGTATTAAAAGATGATGGTGATGATTATTGTGTATTTACACCTTTTTATAAAAAATGGTTGGATATTTTACAAAAAGGTTATTTTATCATCAAAAAATTACCTAAAAATAGACATAATCGATGTGATGAGATAAATGCTCAAATTGAACGCATAAAAAATGCTGTAGAAAAAACTATCAATGATTATGCTCAACAATCGCCACAATCCCACATTGATAGCCCATTTTTGCACCAAGCAGGTGAGCAATATGCCTTACAACATTTGAGTAATTTTATTGACCATCATATCCATCATTATATTATTCAACGAGATATTCCAAGTATTGTACAAGGAACTAGTCAATTATCACCGTATTTGGCAATTGGGGCTATTAGTCCAAGAGTGTGCTATCAAATGGTCATGACAGCTATTCAGCAACAGTCATATGGACATGAAGCTATGTTTAAATGGCTAAATGAATTATGTTGGCGAGATTTTTATCGACATATTTTAGTGGCACGTCCAGATATGATTCGTCATCATGCCTTTCAAAAAGCGGTCGATAAACAGATTGATTGGCGATATAATGAGCAAGATTTTCAACGTTGGTGCGATGGGCAAACAGGTGTACCGATTGTTGATGCTGGAATGCGATGTCTGAAACAAACAGGATTCTTACATAATCGTGTGCGTATGATTGTGGCGATGTTTTTGACTAAAAATTTGTTGATTGATTGGCGATGGGGTGAGCGATATTTTATGCAACAGTTGATTGATGGTGATTTTGCCTCTAATAATGGCGGTTGGCAATGGTCGGCATCAGTAGGAACGGATGCAGTGCCTTATTTTCGCATTATGAATCCTTTTAGTCAGGCAAAAACGCATGATGTTGATGCAATTTTTATCAAAACATGGGTGCCAGAGTTGGTCGATATTCCAGCACATATTTTACATGATGAAAAAAAATTGACTGTCTATTTGACAGCCAACCCACATATCAATTATCCCTTGCCGATAGTTGATTTAAAAACTAGTCGAGCAAAGGCGATTGATGTATTTAAGCAAGCTAATGAGCAAGCAAAAATGATTATTTCATAA